One stretch of Variovorax sp. TBS-050B DNA includes these proteins:
- a CDS encoding enoyl-CoA hydratase has translation MSYENIEVRTEAGKVGIITLHRPKALNALNDALMTELGQALKAFDADEAIGCIIVTGSERAFAAGADIAAMAKYSFIDTYKGDYITRNWETIRSIRKPVIAAVSGFALGGGCELAMMCDFIIAADNAKFGQPEIKIGVIPGAGGTQRLPRAVGKSKAMDMALTARMMDAAEAERAGLVSRVVPYEKLADEALGAALVICGFSQIAVMAAKESVNRAFESGLSDGVMFERRLFHALFATQDQKEGMDAFLAKRQPDFKNA, from the coding sequence ATGAGCTACGAAAACATCGAAGTGCGGACCGAAGCAGGCAAGGTCGGCATCATCACCCTCCACCGTCCGAAGGCCCTGAATGCGCTCAACGACGCGCTGATGACCGAGCTGGGCCAGGCGCTCAAGGCCTTCGATGCCGACGAGGCCATCGGCTGCATCATCGTCACGGGCAGCGAGCGCGCCTTCGCGGCCGGCGCCGACATCGCGGCGATGGCGAAGTACAGCTTCATCGACACCTACAAGGGCGACTACATCACGCGCAACTGGGAGACCATCCGCTCGATCCGCAAGCCGGTGATCGCCGCGGTCAGCGGCTTCGCGCTCGGCGGCGGCTGCGAGCTGGCGATGATGTGCGACTTCATCATCGCGGCCGACAACGCCAAGTTCGGCCAGCCCGAGATCAAGATCGGCGTGATCCCCGGCGCCGGCGGCACGCAACGCCTGCCGCGTGCGGTGGGCAAGAGCAAGGCCATGGACATGGCGCTCACCGCCCGCATGATGGACGCGGCCGAGGCCGAGCGCGCGGGCCTCGTGAGCCGCGTGGTGCCCTACGAGAAACTCGCCGACGAAGCCCTCGGCGCCGCGCTCGTGATCTGCGGCTTCTCGCAGATCGCGGTGATGGCCGCCAAGGAATCGGTCAACCGCGCGTTCGAGAGCGGCCTGTCGGACGGCGTGATGTTCGAGCGCCGGCTGTTCCATGCGCTGTTCGCGACGCAGGACCAGAAGGAAGGCATGGACGCCTTCCTCGCCAAGCGCCAGCCCGACTTCAAGAACGCCTGA
- a CDS encoding sigma-70 family RNA polymerase sigma factor, whose protein sequence is MSALPRAPSAKAASGREAMPDDQLMLAYAQGDGAAFDLLYARHEGALFRFVKRLLGTRLAAQADEVFQDTWVRIITARESFSPQGATWRTWAFTIAHNLAMDRLRVSGREVALDAHADDADDAVPLLDRGVRGAAADVAAHPSAEELAFWRAAGRRLLACLDELPPEQRAAFLLHHEDGLTVEALAASLQIGFETVRSRLRYGLQKLRACMSRYLAVLEQGT, encoded by the coding sequence ATGTCCGCGCTGCCCCGCGCCCCTTCCGCCAAAGCCGCCTCCGGGCGCGAAGCCATGCCCGACGACCAGTTGATGCTGGCCTACGCGCAGGGCGACGGCGCGGCCTTCGATCTGCTGTACGCGCGCCACGAAGGGGCGCTGTTCCGCTTCGTCAAGCGGCTGCTCGGCACGCGGCTCGCCGCGCAGGCCGACGAGGTGTTCCAGGACACCTGGGTGCGGATCATCACGGCGCGCGAGAGCTTCTCGCCGCAGGGCGCCACCTGGCGCACCTGGGCTTTCACGATCGCGCACAACCTGGCGATGGACCGGCTGCGCGTGAGCGGGCGCGAGGTGGCGCTCGACGCCCATGCCGACGACGCCGACGATGCGGTGCCGCTGCTCGACCGCGGCGTGCGCGGCGCGGCCGCCGACGTGGCGGCGCATCCTTCGGCCGAGGAACTCGCGTTCTGGCGCGCCGCCGGCCGCCGCCTGCTGGCCTGCCTGGACGAACTGCCGCCCGAGCAGCGCGCCGCCTTCCTGCTGCACCACGAGGACGGCCTCACCGTCGAAGCGCTCGCGGCCAGCCTGCAGATCGGCTTCGAGACGGTTCGCAGCCGGCTGCGCTACGGGCTGCAGAAACTTCGCGCCTGCATGTCGCGCTACCTCGCGGTGCTGGAGCAGGGAACATGA
- the alkB gene encoding DNA oxidative demethylase AlkB has translation MTLDLFDDAPEAEPQRGKEAIGPGAFVLRGFALPSVGELLPALEAVAQHAPFRHLVTPGGFTMSVAMTNCGRLGWLSDRRGYRYAERDPQTGAPWPAMPAAFERLARTAAAEAGFEGFAPDACLVNRYEPGTRLSLHQDKDERDHGAPIVSVSLGMPAVFLWGGLARSDKPRRIPLAHGDVVVWGGPDRLRYHGVLPLEDRPHALFGSRRINLTFRKAG, from the coding sequence ATGACGCTCGATCTTTTCGACGACGCGCCCGAGGCCGAGCCGCAGCGCGGCAAGGAAGCGATCGGCCCCGGCGCCTTCGTGCTGCGAGGCTTCGCGCTGCCCTCGGTCGGCGAACTGCTGCCGGCGCTGGAGGCGGTCGCCCAGCATGCGCCCTTCCGGCACCTCGTGACCCCCGGCGGCTTCACGATGTCGGTCGCCATGACCAACTGCGGCCGGCTCGGCTGGCTCTCGGACCGCCGCGGCTACCGCTACGCCGAACGCGATCCGCAGACCGGCGCGCCCTGGCCCGCCATGCCTGCGGCCTTCGAGCGGCTCGCCCGCACCGCCGCGGCCGAGGCGGGCTTCGAGGGCTTCGCACCCGACGCCTGCCTCGTCAACCGCTACGAACCCGGCACGCGGCTGTCGCTGCACCAGGACAAGGACGAGCGCGACCACGGCGCGCCGATCGTGTCGGTCTCGCTCGGCATGCCCGCCGTCTTCCTGTGGGGCGGCCTCGCGCGCAGCGACAAGCCGCGGCGCATTCCGCTCGCGCATGGCGACGTCGTCGTCTGGGGCGGACCGGACCGCCTGCGCTACCACGGCGTGCTGCCGCTCGAGGACCGGCCGCATGCCCTCTTCGGCAGCCGGCGCATCAATCTCACCTTCCGCAAGGCCGGCTGA
- a CDS encoding PLP-dependent aminotransferase family protein, translating to MKRYEALAADIESSIRSGTLKTGDRLPSVRHTGESRGVSASTVFQAYYLLEARGLVRARDRSGYYVTGGGARDVPPEANLTSRPADGPKSLEVSDRVFEILEASMSRQVVPFGSAFPSPLLFPLARLGQFMAASAKSLDPWRTVDDLTPGSAALRRQIALRYLGDGMQVPAEEIVVTNGALEALNLCLAAVTRPGDSVVVESPTFYAALQALERMGLRAIEVPTHPGEGIDLGALERALAAHKPSACWLMTTFQNPLGSLMPDAKKKALVELLARHAVPLIEDDVYAELYFGDRRPPPAKAFDTQGMVLHCTSFSKCLAPGYRIGWASAGRFARAVARLKLTTTLSTSVPAQLALAGYLEKGGLDKHLRKLRQVLAVQQASFAQALGHYFPPGTRATRPLGGYFLWVELPAHVDALDIHRQALERGISVAPGPIFSATRGFSHCLRLNYGHAWNAQSEQAMQTLGRLVAEAADRPAQRQAAP from the coding sequence ATGAAGCGCTACGAAGCCCTGGCCGCCGACATCGAGTCATCGATCCGCAGCGGCACCCTCAAAACCGGCGACCGCCTGCCGTCGGTGCGGCACACCGGCGAAAGCCGCGGCGTGAGCGCCTCCACCGTGTTCCAGGCCTACTACCTGCTCGAGGCCCGGGGCCTGGTGCGTGCGCGCGACCGATCGGGCTACTACGTCACGGGTGGCGGTGCGCGCGACGTGCCGCCCGAGGCCAACCTCACCTCGCGCCCGGCCGACGGCCCGAAGTCGCTCGAGGTCAGCGACCGCGTGTTCGAGATCCTCGAAGCCAGCATGTCCCGGCAGGTGGTGCCCTTCGGATCGGCGTTTCCGAGCCCGCTGCTGTTCCCGCTCGCGCGGCTCGGCCAGTTCATGGCCGCGAGCGCGAAGTCGCTCGACCCCTGGCGCACGGTGGACGACCTCACGCCCGGCAGCGCCGCGCTGCGCCGGCAGATCGCGCTGCGCTACCTCGGCGACGGCATGCAGGTGCCGGCCGAGGAGATCGTCGTCACCAACGGCGCGCTCGAGGCGCTGAACCTCTGCCTCGCGGCCGTCACGCGGCCCGGCGACTCGGTGGTGGTGGAGTCGCCCACCTTCTATGCCGCGCTGCAGGCGCTGGAGCGCATGGGCCTGCGCGCGATCGAGGTGCCGACGCATCCGGGCGAGGGCATCGACCTCGGCGCGCTCGAACGCGCGCTCGCCGCGCACAAGCCCAGTGCCTGCTGGCTCATGACCACCTTCCAGAACCCGCTCGGCAGCCTCATGCCCGACGCGAAGAAGAAGGCGCTGGTCGAGCTGCTCGCGCGCCATGCGGTGCCGCTGATCGAGGACGACGTGTATGCCGAGCTCTATTTCGGCGACCGGCGTCCGCCGCCCGCCAAGGCCTTCGACACCCAGGGCATGGTGCTGCACTGCACCTCGTTCTCGAAGTGCCTCGCGCCGGGCTACCGCATCGGATGGGCCTCGGCCGGCCGCTTCGCGCGCGCCGTGGCACGGCTCAAGCTCACGACCACCCTCAGCACCTCCGTGCCCGCGCAACTCGCGCTCGCGGGCTACCTCGAGAAGGGCGGCCTCGACAAGCACCTGCGCAAGCTGCGCCAGGTGCTGGCGGTGCAGCAGGCGAGCTTCGCGCAGGCGCTGGGCCACTACTTTCCGCCCGGCACGCGCGCCACGCGGCCCCTCGGCGGCTACTTTCTCTGGGTCGAACTGCCGGCGCACGTCGATGCACTCGACATCCACCGCCAGGCGCTGGAGCGCGGCATCAGCGTGGCGCCCGGGCCGATCTTCTCGGCCACGCGGGGTTTCTCGCATTGCCTGCGCCTGAACTACGGCCACGCCTGGAACGCGCAGAGCGAACAGGCGATGCAGACGCTGGGCCGGCTCGTCGCCGAGGCAGCGGACCGGCCGGCGCAGCGGCAGGCGGCGCCATGA
- a CDS encoding DUF2970 domain-containing protein — MSSLLRAIRAVLWSFIGLGGRRADADSRTARVGLLPLIGVAFVTVLLLVAGLLALAHVAAGT, encoded by the coding sequence ATGTCCTCTCTCTTGCGCGCGATCCGCGCCGTTCTCTGGAGCTTCATCGGGCTGGGCGGCCGCCGTGCGGACGCCGACAGCCGCACCGCCCGGGTCGGGCTGCTGCCGCTCATCGGCGTCGCCTTCGTCACCGTGCTGCTGCTCGTGGCGGGGCTGCTGGCGCTGGCGCACGTCGCGGCCGGCACATGA
- a CDS encoding c-type cytochrome, whose amino-acid sequence MRRRNGINALRRLAGLALALLLGHGGTALAATDAAPAANDMAQRVAACIACHGRVGATSNAGYFPRLSGKPAGYLFNQLRSFRDGRRFNADMTYMVQHLSDAYLMEMATYFAGLDLPYPPVSPASDATPAQLARGRQLALEGDAARRIPACVQCHGAALTGVQPAIPGLLGLPRLYVSSQLGAWLTRERHALAPDCMAEIGQRMSTADVNAVASWLAVQPMPADPRPVAALPAPLPMACGGMPGK is encoded by the coding sequence ATGAGGCGCAGGAACGGAATCAACGCGCTTCGCCGGCTCGCGGGGCTGGCGCTGGCGCTGCTGCTCGGCCACGGTGGCACGGCCCTCGCGGCCACGGACGCGGCGCCCGCGGCCAACGACATGGCGCAGCGCGTCGCCGCCTGCATCGCCTGCCACGGCCGCGTGGGCGCCACCAGCAACGCCGGCTACTTTCCGCGGCTGTCCGGCAAGCCCGCGGGCTACCTGTTCAACCAGCTGCGCAGCTTTCGCGATGGCCGGCGCTTCAACGCCGACATGACCTACATGGTGCAGCACCTCTCCGATGCCTACCTGATGGAAATGGCGACCTACTTCGCCGGCCTCGACCTGCCCTACCCGCCCGTCTCGCCGGCCAGCGATGCGACGCCCGCGCAGCTCGCGCGCGGCCGCCAGCTCGCGCTCGAAGGCGACGCGGCGCGCCGCATCCCGGCCTGCGTGCAGTGCCACGGCGCCGCGCTCACTGGCGTGCAGCCGGCCATTCCGGGACTGCTGGGGCTGCCGCGGCTCTATGTGTCGTCGCAGCTCGGCGCCTGGCTCACGCGCGAGCGGCATGCGCTCGCGCCCGACTGCATGGCCGAGATCGGCCAGCGCATGAGCACCGCCGACGTGAATGCCGTGGCCAGCTGGCTCGCGGTGCAGCCGATGCCGGCCGACCCGAGGCCGGTCGCCGCCCTGCCCGCGCCGCTGCCGATGGCCTGCGGCGGGATGCCGGGAAAGTGA